The proteins below are encoded in one region of Sporosarcina sp. FSL K6-1508:
- the hepT gene encoding type VII toxin-antitoxin system HepT family RNase toxin: MVNDVILNKISVIERCLQRVKIVYDDNTNNLTDFTKQDSIVLNIQRVCEACIDLAMHVSAAKKFGVPQKSREAFELLHANYVISKETASNMKAMVGFRNIAVHDYQTINTNILKEIIENHLVDFTSFTEQILAYG, from the coding sequence ATGGTGAATGATGTGATTCTCAATAAAATCAGTGTCATTGAAAGATGTCTTCAAAGAGTAAAAATCGTCTACGATGATAATACGAATAATTTAACGGATTTCACAAAACAGGACTCCATCGTTTTAAATATCCAACGTGTTTGTGAAGCGTGTATTGACTTGGCCATGCATGTATCAGCAGCCAAGAAGTTCGGTGTTCCACAAAAAAGCAGGGAAGCATTCGAACTTTTGCATGCTAATTATGTGATTTCAAAAGAAACTGCATCCAACATGAAAGCAATGGTTGGTTTTCGCAATATCGCAGTCCATGATTATCAGACTATCAATACGAATATCTTAAAAGAAATTATTGAGAACCACTTGGTAGACTTTACATCTTTTACGGAACAAATTCTTGCCTACGGATGA
- a CDS encoding citrate synthase/methylcitrate synthase, translated as MFQKGLKDVIAVHTNIASVDGDKGELRYRGVSVGNLIATHSFEEVAYFMWNGVFPGDEELHELNEKMIAGRELPSHVIAIIDALPTNMPLMEVMRTAISAYGHTAFKDRTIEDQAIILTAALPVIIARHYRNQNGQTIVEADPALSHTANYLWMLTGEMPNDVQVEALETYLKLTMEHGLNASTFAARVTISTESDLVSAITSAIGTMKGPLHGGAPSGVIDLLEEMGTRDNIRRVVEGKIKGGERIMGFGHRIYKTEDPRSILLRDKCISMSGEDAWLDLATVAEKEIIALLEEHKPGRKLYTNVEYYAAAIMRSIDMPPELFTPTFSAARIVGWTAHAIEQLSDNTIFRPQSVYVGEFHVEG; from the coding sequence ATGTTTCAAAAAGGGTTGAAAGATGTTATCGCAGTACACACGAATATCGCTTCAGTTGATGGGGATAAAGGAGAATTACGTTATAGAGGTGTTTCTGTAGGCAATCTTATAGCAACGCATTCATTTGAAGAAGTGGCCTATTTCATGTGGAATGGAGTATTCCCGGGTGATGAGGAACTTCATGAATTAAATGAGAAAATGATTGCAGGAAGAGAACTCCCTTCACATGTAATTGCGATAATAGATGCGCTTCCTACTAACATGCCATTGATGGAAGTGATGCGGACGGCGATTTCCGCATATGGACACACTGCGTTTAAAGATAGAACAATCGAGGATCAGGCGATTATTTTGACGGCTGCCCTTCCGGTGATCATTGCGCGCCATTATCGCAATCAAAACGGGCAAACAATCGTTGAAGCGGATCCGGCTTTATCGCATACTGCGAATTATTTGTGGATGCTTACAGGTGAAATGCCAAATGACGTACAAGTCGAAGCGTTGGAGACCTATTTGAAATTGACGATGGAGCATGGATTAAATGCTTCTACTTTTGCGGCACGAGTCACCATTTCGACTGAGTCGGATTTAGTCTCCGCCATCACATCAGCAATCGGCACGATGAAGGGGCCGTTACATGGAGGCGCGCCATCAGGTGTGATTGATTTGTTGGAGGAGATGGGAACGCGGGACAATATCCGTCGAGTTGTGGAAGGAAAAATCAAGGGTGGCGAACGCATTATGGGATTTGGCCACCGGATTTATAAAACAGAGGATCCCCGATCGATTTTGTTGAGAGATAAATGCATCAGCATGTCGGGCGAAGACGCTTGGCTGGACTTGGCGACGGTAGCTGAAAAAGAAATTATAGCTTTGCTTGAAGAGCACAAACCAGGAAGGAAATTGTATACGAATGTCGAATATTATGCGGCAGCCATCATGCGATCAATTGATATGCCGCCGGAACTATTCACACCGACATTCAGTGCTGCGAGAATCGTCGGCTGGACGGCACATGCAATAGAGCAGTTAAGTGATAATACCATTTTTCGTCCGCAATCAGTGTATGTAGGAGAATTTCATGTGGAGGGCTGA
- a CDS encoding fatty acid--CoA ligase family protein — MNLVTRVRETALTQPEKAAYHFMGKDTSYAEFDQSVSMFASALQDLGIGKGDHVAFLLGNTPHFLISLYATMRIGATAIPVNPIYTPDEISYIIHNSDAKAVIALDLLLPLVEQAAGAFPTVKHYVICETLPETPEKIAALPEAVKSKVLSFTQLIATGKPNMEPVTVDENETAIILYTSGTTGQPKGAMLTHNNLYSNARDVADYLGYSEDDRVVATLPVFHVFALTVVVNAPLVKGATILLMPRFSPAEVFKVVKEQQATIFAAVPTMYNFLYQYPDSAPDDFKSVRTTISGGSSLPVALLHNFEEKFNTRISEGYGLSEASPVTCFNPLDRERIPGSIGTDIINVENKVVDELGNEVPDGEVGELVVRGPNVMKGYYKMPEETESAIRDGWLYTGDMAKRDENGYFYIVDRKKDLVIVGGYNVYPREVEEVLFTHRDIVEAAVIGLPDPNFGEAVHAFVVLKDGIVPNEAALMEFCAARLAKYKVPQRIEFLDELPKNTTGKILRRSLKDQVRL; from the coding sequence ATGAATCTAGTTACTCGAGTGCGGGAAACGGCATTGACACAGCCTGAAAAAGCGGCTTATCACTTCATGGGGAAAGATACATCATATGCGGAGTTTGATCAGTCAGTGTCGATGTTTGCCTCGGCGTTGCAAGATCTTGGCATTGGCAAAGGGGACCATGTCGCATTTCTTCTGGGGAATACACCACACTTTTTAATTTCGCTTTATGCGACAATGCGAATCGGTGCAACAGCGATTCCAGTTAATCCGATTTACACGCCGGACGAAATTTCGTACATCATACATAATAGTGATGCCAAGGCGGTTATCGCGCTGGACCTTCTTCTGCCACTAGTTGAGCAGGCGGCGGGTGCATTCCCGACAGTTAAACATTATGTGATTTGCGAAACACTTCCAGAAACGCCGGAAAAGATCGCTGCACTGCCAGAAGCAGTAAAGTCGAAAGTCCTTTCATTCACACAGCTGATTGCGACAGGGAAACCGAATATGGAACCCGTTACTGTGGATGAAAATGAAACCGCTATCATCTTGTATACGTCGGGAACGACAGGCCAGCCAAAAGGCGCGATGCTGACACATAACAACTTGTATTCAAATGCGCGCGACGTTGCGGACTACCTTGGTTACTCGGAAGATGACCGTGTTGTGGCGACACTTCCAGTATTTCATGTCTTCGCACTGACAGTAGTCGTTAATGCTCCGCTGGTGAAGGGTGCAACGATTTTGCTAATGCCGCGCTTCAGCCCAGCGGAAGTGTTCAAAGTCGTGAAGGAACAGCAGGCGACTATTTTCGCGGCTGTGCCGACAATGTATAACTTCCTTTACCAGTATCCTGATTCAGCTCCGGATGATTTCAAATCGGTTCGGACTACAATTTCTGGCGGATCATCATTGCCTGTCGCATTGCTTCACAATTTCGAGGAGAAGTTCAATACACGTATTTCAGAAGGATACGGTCTTTCAGAAGCATCACCTGTAACATGCTTCAATCCGCTTGACCGCGAACGTATCCCAGGTTCAATCGGAACAGATATTATTAATGTCGAAAACAAAGTCGTTGATGAGCTGGGCAATGAAGTTCCAGATGGTGAAGTCGGCGAACTTGTCGTACGAGGACCGAACGTCATGAAAGGCTATTACAAAATGCCTGAGGAAACCGAATCGGCTATCCGTGACGGCTGGCTGTATACGGGTGATATGGCTAAACGTGATGAAAACGGCTACTTCTATATCGTTGACCGTAAAAAAGACCTTGTCATCGTAGGCGGCTACAATGTCTATCCACGTGAAGTCGAAGAAGTATTATTCACTCACCGTGACATAGTTGAAGCAGCTGTCATCGGTTTGCCGGATCCTAATTTCGGCGAAGCAGTTCATGCATTTGTCGTGTTGAAAGACGGAATTGTCCCTAACGAAGCAGCATTGATGGAGTTCTGCGCGGCTCGTTTAGCGAAATACAAAGTACCGCAACGAATCGAGTTTTTGGACGAACTACCGAAAAACACAACTGGTAAAATATTAAGACGGTCATTGAAAGATCAAGTGAGACTGTAA
- a CDS encoding DUF6932 family protein, whose product MKFNEEGLLPPKDYELTLSELRVSILVKGSQNENPWDMKWRLFLVNQLEIMAEQLWVVGINQIYIDGSFVEDKAHPNDIDGYFECELMDLASGELERKLNALDPYKVWTWDSSSRKPYRGFTKKQLPMWHRYRVELYPHFGQPSGIRDEHGNQQQFPAALRKTRDSYLPKGIVKIIQ is encoded by the coding sequence ATGAAATTTAACGAGGAAGGTTTGTTACCACCAAAAGACTATGAATTAACGTTAAGTGAACTGAGGGTATCCATTCTCGTCAAGGGATCACAAAATGAGAATCCATGGGATATGAAATGGCGATTGTTTTTGGTCAATCAGTTGGAAATCATGGCTGAACAGCTTTGGGTGGTGGGGATTAATCAAATTTATATTGACGGGTCGTTTGTAGAGGATAAAGCCCATCCCAATGACATCGATGGTTATTTTGAATGTGAGTTAATGGACTTGGCATCGGGGGAATTGGAACGTAAATTAAACGCCTTAGATCCTTATAAAGTTTGGACTTGGGATAGTAGTAGTCGAAAACCTTATCGTGGTTTTACTAAAAAGCAATTACCAATGTGGCATCGCTATCGTGTAGAGTTATATCCTCATTTCGGTCAGCCATCCGGCATTCGAGATGAACATGGAAATCAACAGCAGTTTCCAGCCGCATTGAGAAAAACAAGGGACTCTTATCTACCAAAAGGTATTGTGAAAATTATTCAATGA
- a CDS encoding LysR family transcriptional regulator: protein MDYQWLKTFIVAAETLNFRKASEKLMLSQPSVTVHIRLLEERLGTTLFDRLNNRVTLSDAGKIFYPEAVRLTEDADASVNRMHAFSQGYRRNWTIAISPLMAETILPYLLRSFMKRHPDVELSIRIEESEKIEQLVDNGTAHLGISALDATFKNIESILIYEDPILFIMPTDPYDEESGPPIDVSQVLRENHLFTHHHPVYWDDLLFILNKHIPGIRTMKVTQAHIAKRFIQEGLGVSFLPHSIVRRELIEGRLMQPHFDLFELPTVSTYILVKKKGELEEEFIDQVSNYYFG from the coding sequence ATGGACTATCAATGGCTCAAAACATTTATCGTCGCCGCTGAAACATTAAATTTCCGCAAAGCTTCCGAGAAACTGATGCTATCCCAGCCAAGTGTAACCGTTCATATCCGTCTATTAGAGGAGCGACTGGGCACTACTCTTTTTGATCGGCTAAACAACCGTGTCACTTTGTCCGATGCCGGCAAGATTTTTTATCCTGAAGCTGTTCGACTTACCGAGGATGCGGACGCTAGTGTGAATCGGATGCATGCATTTTCGCAAGGCTACCGCCGTAACTGGACCATTGCAATCTCTCCGTTGATGGCCGAAACGATATTGCCATACTTATTGCGGTCATTCATGAAGCGCCATCCCGATGTCGAACTATCCATTCGCATTGAGGAATCAGAAAAGATTGAACAGCTTGTCGACAATGGAACCGCACATCTTGGCATTTCTGCACTCGATGCTACATTCAAAAACATTGAATCGATTCTGATTTACGAGGACCCCATTTTATTCATCATGCCAACGGATCCTTATGATGAGGAAAGCGGTCCCCCCATTGACGTTTCTCAAGTACTTCGAGAAAATCACCTATTCACACATCATCATCCAGTCTATTGGGATGACTTACTATTCATCCTCAATAAACACATTCCCGGCATCCGAACGATGAAAGTGACACAAGCGCACATCGCAAAAAGGTTCATCCAGGAAGGATTAGGTGTCTCATTCCTTCCGCATTCCATCGTTCGTCGTGAACTGATTGAAGGCAGACTGATGCAGCCCCATTTTGACCTATTCGAATTGCCAACCGTTTCGACTTATATCCTTGTGAAAAAGAAAGGCGAACTTGAAGAAGAGTTTATTGATCAGGTTTCTAATTATTATTTTGGTTAA
- a CDS encoding helix-turn-helix domain-containing protein, whose protein sequence is MIKTETAYKKSLEKLQEDKLFIRDQKKVLEDMGLTEEQVEKALQPSITFHEQLKEEVVYYERIRRGEFEPIINLHNLGKSLIAYRIYVGLSQQELADRLGVSASQVSRDERNEYYGATLERVQEVMEAMRMVAKMEIQSEDLLLE, encoded by the coding sequence ATGATTAAAACAGAAACAGCCTATAAAAAATCGCTTGAAAAACTTCAAGAGGACAAGTTATTTATTCGAGACCAAAAAAAAGTGTTAGAAGACATGGGATTAACGGAAGAACAAGTGGAAAAGGCGTTGCAACCTTCCATTACCTTCCATGAGCAATTGAAGGAGGAAGTCGTTTATTATGAACGAATTCGGAGAGGCGAATTTGAACCCATCATCAATCTTCACAACTTGGGAAAATCATTAATTGCTTATCGGATTTACGTAGGTCTAAGCCAGCAAGAACTTGCTGATCGCTTAGGCGTATCTGCTTCCCAAGTATCGAGAGATGAACGAAACGAATATTATGGGGCTACGTTAGAACGAGTTCAAGAAGTAATGGAGGCCATGCGTATGGTGGCTAAAATGGAGATTCAGTCTGAGGATTTGTTATTAGAGTGA
- a CDS encoding S9 family peptidase — protein MGKRKLQVDDLFKLQSVTDPKVAPNGKEAVFVKTHIDEEDNKYIANLFHLDLASNEVTQWTHGKGNVSSPEWSADGKQIAFLSDREEKNQLFILQARGGEARKVTSFEKGVSSFLWSPCGKKVWVNAIVKEGKTFTDKEEKDEKKKPEPYRATKMKYQADGAGLLPQDTFRQIGVVDIETGDVTQFTEGNFHHGLQAVSHDGKKLVMGVNRNENLDFEFRQPLLIVDVESKEETVLVNEDGYFGGAQFSFDDRYIAYVGSDRAFQNATHSNLYVYDTQDGTRMNLTEGIDAPVGDSAVADHLQGSGAPSVVWTKDNYLYFQLSTMGDIRLYFASLEGALYPATPENEHVYGYDLSADGEFALIAVSNAVNPGELYKQTIATGEREVLTSFNKTYLEEVELVEPEAIVYKGATNWDVHGWLMKPAGYVEGEKYPLIVEIHGGPHAMYANTFFHELQLLAAQGYGVLYANPRGSHGYSQEFVDAVRGDYGGGDYEDIMAGLDSVIEENDWIDTDRLGVTGGSYGGFMTNWIVGHSDRFKAAVTQRSISNWISFFGVSDIGYYFSDWQIGADMTNVDKLWEHSPLKYAKHVETPLLILHSEKDFRCPIEQAEQLYITLKSMGKETEFVRFPDADHNLSRTGTPNLRVARLDEITGWFAKYL, from the coding sequence ATGGGAAAACGTAAACTGCAAGTAGATGATTTGTTTAAATTACAGTCTGTGACAGATCCGAAGGTAGCACCGAATGGCAAAGAAGCAGTGTTTGTGAAAACGCATATTGACGAGGAAGACAATAAATATATAGCGAATTTATTTCATCTAGACCTTGCGTCAAACGAAGTGACGCAGTGGACGCATGGCAAAGGGAATGTTTCATCACCCGAATGGTCTGCCGATGGGAAGCAGATTGCTTTTTTATCGGACAGGGAAGAGAAGAACCAATTGTTTATCCTGCAGGCACGAGGTGGGGAAGCACGGAAGGTGACGTCGTTTGAAAAAGGTGTTTCAAGTTTCCTTTGGTCGCCATGCGGCAAGAAGGTTTGGGTGAACGCAATTGTGAAAGAAGGCAAGACGTTCACGGATAAAGAAGAAAAAGATGAAAAGAAAAAGCCAGAACCGTATCGTGCCACAAAAATGAAATACCAGGCGGACGGAGCGGGCCTTTTGCCGCAAGATACATTCCGACAAATTGGCGTTGTCGACATTGAAACGGGAGATGTGACTCAATTCACAGAAGGAAATTTCCACCATGGACTGCAAGCCGTATCGCATGACGGTAAGAAACTAGTTATGGGTGTCAACCGAAATGAGAATCTAGATTTTGAATTCCGCCAGCCGCTATTGATTGTAGACGTGGAATCAAAAGAAGAAACAGTGCTTGTCAATGAAGACGGCTATTTCGGGGGAGCTCAATTTTCTTTTGATGACCGTTACATCGCATACGTAGGTTCGGACCGGGCATTCCAAAACGCGACGCATAGCAATTTGTACGTCTATGACACGCAAGATGGCACGCGCATGAATCTGACAGAAGGCATTGACGCGCCAGTTGGGGATTCCGCCGTTGCGGATCATCTGCAAGGTTCGGGTGCACCATCAGTGGTTTGGACAAAAGACAACTATCTGTATTTCCAACTGTCGACAATGGGTGACATCCGTCTGTACTTTGCGTCACTTGAAGGTGCGTTGTACCCAGCAACGCCTGAAAATGAGCATGTATATGGTTATGATCTTTCAGCTGACGGCGAGTTTGCGCTCATTGCGGTCAGCAATGCCGTCAATCCAGGAGAGCTGTATAAGCAGACAATCGCAACGGGGGAACGGGAAGTACTCACTTCATTCAACAAAACGTATTTGGAAGAAGTTGAACTCGTAGAACCAGAAGCAATTGTCTATAAAGGCGCAACCAATTGGGACGTGCATGGCTGGCTAATGAAACCGGCAGGCTACGTCGAAGGGGAAAAATATCCGTTGATCGTCGAAATTCACGGCGGTCCGCATGCAATGTATGCGAACACGTTTTTCCATGAATTACAGCTATTGGCGGCGCAAGGATATGGCGTGCTATATGCTAATCCACGCGGCAGCCATGGGTATAGCCAGGAATTCGTCGATGCGGTGCGAGGCGATTATGGCGGTGGTGATTATGAAGATATCATGGCCGGCCTTGACAGCGTTATCGAAGAAAATGACTGGATTGACACTGACCGTCTTGGCGTCACGGGCGGGAGCTACGGCGGCTTTATGACAAACTGGATTGTCGGTCACTCGGATCGTTTCAAAGCGGCAGTCACGCAGCGTTCGATTTCGAATTGGATTAGTTTCTTTGGTGTATCTGATATCGGTTACTACTTCAGCGATTGGCAAATCGGCGCTGACATGACGAATGTTGACAAGCTGTGGGAACATTCACCGTTGAAATATGCGAAACATGTAGAGACGCCGCTGCTAATTTTACACTCGGAAAAAGACTTCCGTTGCCCGATTGAACAAGCGGAGCAGCTGTACATTACATTAAAAAGCATGGGGAAAGAAACGGAATTTGTCCGCTTCCCGGATGCTGACCATAACTTATCGCGGACCGGTACGCCGAACCTGCGCGTAGCAAGGCTCGATGAGATAACAGGCTGGTTCGCGAAATATCTATAA
- a CDS encoding GNAT family N-acetyltransferase: MSYINEGVTIRPIQEQDLQRMWELSFKDENPEWKKWDAPYYEHQTMTYETFLERRDNIVAQDDYWGIEVDGQLIGMVSYYWEHKPSLWLEMGIVIYEPQYWSGGYGTKAFTMWIDHLFNEMSLVRVGYTTWSGNERMIKVGEKLGMTMEARLRKVRYWNGTYYDSIRMGVLREEWESRLS; the protein is encoded by the coding sequence TTGAGTTATATAAATGAGGGCGTAACAATACGTCCAATCCAAGAACAAGATTTACAACGAATGTGGGAACTGAGTTTTAAAGATGAAAACCCTGAATGGAAAAAGTGGGATGCACCTTATTATGAACATCAGACAATGACCTATGAAACGTTTCTGGAAAGACGCGATAATATCGTTGCACAAGATGATTATTGGGGCATCGAAGTGGATGGCCAATTAATCGGCATGGTTAGTTATTACTGGGAACATAAGCCGTCCCTTTGGCTGGAGATGGGGATTGTCATTTATGAACCACAGTATTGGAGCGGCGGCTACGGAACGAAAGCGTTCACGATGTGGATTGATCATTTATTCAATGAAATGTCGTTGGTTCGTGTCGGCTATACGACGTGGTCAGGTAATGAACGTATGATTAAAGTCGGCGAGAAACTGGGCATGACGATGGAAGCGCGGTTGCGGAAAGTGCGTTATTGGAACGGGACTTACTATGATTCGATTCGGATGGGTGTTCTTCGCGAGGAATGGGAGTCCCGGCTTTCATGA
- the mntA gene encoding type VII toxin-antitoxin system MntA family adenylyltransferase antitoxin, whose product MYDEIFRQVREFITEKLNPDFIIVFGSYAKRTTHSESDIDIAFYREDKVFSSYELFMIPQRLADIIGMEVDLVDLKEASTVFAVQIFSTGEVIYSKNENLRMELHMRTYSMYARLNEERQPIIDKIMETGSVYGE is encoded by the coding sequence ATGTACGATGAAATCTTCCGACAGGTTCGCGAGTTTATCACGGAAAAACTAAATCCTGACTTCATCATCGTTTTTGGTTCTTACGCAAAACGGACAACGCATAGTGAAAGCGATATCGACATAGCATTCTATCGCGAAGATAAAGTGTTTTCTTCATACGAACTCTTTATGATTCCGCAACGATTAGCAGATATTATCGGTATGGAGGTCGATCTCGTAGATTTAAAAGAGGCATCCACTGTTTTTGCGGTACAAATCTTTTCAACTGGAGAAGTCATCTATTCAAAAAACGAAAACCTTCGAATGGAATTGCACATGAGGACATACAGTATGTACGCACGACTCAACGAAGAACGTCAGCCGATCATCGATAAAATTATGGAAACGGGGTCAGTTTATGGTGAATGA
- a CDS encoding CotH kinase family protein, whose translation MDDPVSAKLTINKKKYAIDIAYRGSHIRDFQKKSYQLSFYKPSMYRNAKEVHLNAEFKDPSMLRNKLSFDFFNEIGCLSPESRFVFLKINGKNEGVYLEIESVDERFLLNRQLPKGSLYYAVDGDANFSLMSNLDKEVKKSLKLGYEKKYGTGEDDERLQELILAINTISREEFEHEIVKYVNVDKYLRWLAGVIFTQNFDGFVHNYALYRNGETGLFEVIPWDYDATWGRDVNGEIMREDYLRIEGFNTLTARILDVKTFRTQYKNLLEDVLNSTFNVSYMKPKIQEMHDLIRLYVQKDPYQKDNMAVFDEEPAFIMAYIEARGNYIRSQLGMLD comes from the coding sequence ATGGATGATCCAGTTTCCGCCAAGCTGACGATAAATAAAAAGAAATATGCAATTGATATTGCCTATCGGGGCTCTCACATCCGGGATTTTCAAAAGAAATCATACCAACTCTCTTTTTACAAACCAAGTATGTATAGGAATGCAAAAGAAGTTCATTTGAATGCAGAGTTCAAAGATCCATCAATGCTGAGAAATAAATTATCATTTGATTTTTTTAATGAAATTGGTTGCCTATCACCTGAATCCCGTTTCGTTTTTTTGAAAATTAATGGCAAAAACGAAGGGGTTTATTTAGAAATAGAATCAGTGGATGAGCGATTCCTGTTAAATCGGCAACTGCCGAAAGGATCGCTATATTATGCGGTTGATGGGGATGCTAACTTTTCATTAATGAGCAATCTAGATAAAGAAGTAAAGAAATCACTTAAGCTAGGCTACGAAAAAAAATACGGGACAGGTGAAGATGATGAACGGTTACAAGAATTGATTCTGGCCATCAATACCATTTCAAGAGAAGAATTTGAGCATGAAATCGTAAAGTATGTAAACGTGGATAAGTATCTTCGCTGGCTCGCTGGCGTTATTTTCACTCAAAACTTCGATGGATTTGTTCATAACTATGCACTTTATCGGAACGGGGAGACGGGACTGTTTGAAGTTATCCCTTGGGATTATGATGCGACATGGGGAAGGGACGTCAATGGAGAAATAATGCGTGAAGACTATTTAAGAATCGAAGGATTTAATACGCTTACTGCAAGGATTTTAGATGTAAAAACATTTCGGACGCAATACAAGAATTTGTTGGAAGATGTTTTAAACAGTACATTTAATGTGAGCTATATGAAACCCAAAATACAGGAGATGCATGATTTGATCAGGCTATATGTCCAAAAGGACCCCTATCAAAAGGATAATATGGCCGTATTCGATGAAGAACCCGCTTTCATCATGGCTTATATTGAGGCGCGGGGAAACTATATTAGAAGCCAATTGGGTATGTTGGATTAG